From a region of the Triticum aestivum cultivar Chinese Spring chromosome 7D, IWGSC CS RefSeq v2.1, whole genome shotgun sequence genome:
- the LOC123167061 gene encoding U-box domain-containing protein 52-like, which produces MGRYDGGKEAADTQLGYPLVAVCIDKDKNSQNALKWAIDSIVGKGQTIVLVHVNTKGVSGGVEDAAGFKQPTDPSLKELFLPFRCFCTRKDIQCKDVVLDDHDVGKSIIEFAAHGAVEKLVTGACTRGGFVRFKADIPTTICKGAPDFCTVYVINKGNKVSAQRNSIRPAPRVSPLRSQIVNMSAAAAAKPPEPAVPVPANQKWSMSSRGSDGETPRVDPFIRSPFTRGSMGPTRKSYADLSHMSMPDSADISFVSSGGRRSTADVSDISFISSNGGRRSIDYYQQSAPRMSNGSSLDSYDHSFEMTPNKWGGDSFTGGDMSFSQSSASSFCSSGMDDVEAEMKRLRLELKQTMDMYSTACKEALNAKQKANELQRWKAEEEQKRQDQHITEESALQMIEREKAKAKAAMEAAEASQRIAELEVQKRISAEKKLLKEAEERKHRGGGGGGGGELRYRRYTIEEIEQATSHFDDARKVGEGGYGPVYNGYLDHTQVAIKVLRPDAAQGRSQFQQEVEVLSCIRHPNMVLLLGACPEYGCLVYEYMANGSLDDCLFRRGGATGGPVIPWQHRFRICAEIATGLLFLHQKKPEPLVHRDLKPGNILLDRNYVSKISDVGLARLVPPTVADTVTQYRMTSTAGTFCYIDPEYQQTGMLGVKSDVYSLGVMLLQIITAKPPMGLTHHIGRALERGTLGELLDPAVPDWPVEEAQCLAEMALRCCELRRKDRPDLGNVVLPELNRLRALGEDNMQFCGGAIRGGLGGGMHSSAYHSNVTASRAAEANNDPYPMKSVFSRASEASMPPRRTNA; this is translated from the exons ATGGGGAGGTACGACGGCGGGAAGGAGGCGGCGGATACGCAGCTGGGCTACCCGCTGGTGGCGGTGTGCATCGACAAGGACAAGAACAGCCAGAACGCGCTCAAGTGGGCCATCGACAGCATCGTGGGCAAGGGCCAGACCATCGTCCTCGTCCACGTCAACACCAAGGGCGTCTCCGGCGGCGTGGAGGACGCCGCCGGGTTCAAGCAGCCCACCGACCCGAGCCTCAAGGAGCTCTTCCTCCCGTTCCGCTGCTTCTGCACCCGCAAGGACATCCAGTGCAAGGATGTGGTGCTCGACGACCACGACGTCGGCAAGTCCATCATCGAGTTCGCCGCCCACGGCGCCGTCGAGAAGCTCGTCACCGGCGCCTGCACGCGCGGCGGCTTCGTCAGGTTCAAGGCCGACATCCCGACCACCATCTGCAAGGGCGCGCCGGACTTCTGCACGGTCTACGTCATCAACAAGGGCAACAAGGTGTCGGCGCAGCGCAACTCCATCCGCCCGGCGCCGCGCGTGTCCCCGCTCCGGTCGCAGATCGTGAACATGAGCGCCGCGGCGGCCGCGAAGCCCCCGGAGCCGGCTGTGCCGGTGCCGGCGAACCAGAAGTGGTCGATGTCATCGAGGGGCAGCGACGGGGAGACGCCGAGGGTGGATCCCTTCATCCGCTCGCCCTTCACGCGCGGGTCCATGGGGCCGACCAGGAAGTCGTACGCCGACCTGAGCCACATGTCCATGCCGGACTCGGCCGACATCTCCTTTGTCAGCAGCGGCGGCCGCCGGTCCACCGCGGATGTGTCGGACATCTCCTTCATCAGCAGCAACGGCGGCCGCCGGAGCATCGACTACTACCAGCAGTCCGCGCCGCGCATGTCCAACGGCTCCTCCCTGGACAGCTACGACCACAGCTTCGAGATGACGCCGAACAAGTGGGGCGGCGACTCCTTCACCGGCGGCGACATGTCCTTCTCGCAGAGCAGCGCCTCCTCCTTCTGCTCCAGTGGCATGGACGACGTGGAGGCCGAGATGAAGCGGCTCCGCCTGGAGCTCAAGCAGACCATGGACATGTACAGCACCGCCTGCAAGGAGGCGCTGAACGCCAAGCAGAAGGCGAACGAGCTGCAGCGGTGGAAGGCGGAGGAGGAGCAGAAGAGGCAGGACCAGCACATCACGGAGGAGTCGGCGCTGCAGATGATCGAGCGcgagaaggccaaggccaaggcggccatggaggcggcggaggcgtcgcAGAGGATCGCCGAGCTGGAGGTGCAGAAGCGTATCAGCGCGGAGAAGAAgctgctcaaggaagccgaggagcgcaagcaccgcggcggcggcggcggcggcggcggcgagctccggtaCCGCCGGTACACCATCGAGGAGATCGAGCAGGCCACGTCGCACTTCGACGACGCGCGCAAGGTCGGCGAGGGCGGCTACGGGCCCGTGTACAACGGCTACCTCGACCACACCCAGGTCGCCATCAAGGTGCTCCGGCCCGACGCCGCGCAGGGGAGGTCGCAGTTCCAGCAGGAGGTGGAGGTGCTGAGCTGCATCCGGCACCCCAACATGGTGCTCCTCCTAGGCGCCTGCCCGGAGTACGGCTGCCTAGTCTACGAGTACATGGCGAACGGCAGCCTCGACGACTGCCTCTTCCGGCGCGGCGGCGCCACGGGCGGGCCGGTCATCCCATGGCAGCACCGGTTCCGCATCTGCGCCGAGATCGCCACGGGGCTCCTCTTCCTGCACCAGAAGAAGCCGGAGCCGCTGGTGCACCGCGACCTCAAGCCCGGCAACATCCTCCTGGACCGCAACTACGTGAGCAAGATCAGCGACGTCGGGCTGGCGCGGCTGGTGCCGCCGACCGTCGCCGACACGGTGACGCAGTACCGGATGACGTCGACGGCGGGGACCTTCTGCTACATCGACCCGGAGTACCAGCAGACGGGGATGCTGGGGGTCAAGTCGGACGTGTACTCGCTGGGCGTGATGCTGCTGCAGATCATCACGGCGAAGCCGCCCATGGGGCTGACGCACCACATCGGGCGCGCGCTGGAGCGCGGCACGCTCGGCGAGCTGCTCGACCCGGCCGTGCCGGACTGGCCGGTGGAGGAGGCGCAGTGCCTGGCGGAGATGGCGCTCCGCTGCTGCGAGCTGCGGCGGAAGGACCGGCCGGACCTCGGCAACGTCGtgctcccggagctcaaccgcctGCGCGCGCTCGGCGAGGACAACATGCAGTTCTGCGGCGGCGCCATCCGGGGCGGCCTCGGCGGGGGCATGCACAGCTCGGCGTACCACAGCAACGTCACAGCCTCACGCGCCGCC GAAGCGAACAACGATCCATACCCGATGAAGTCGGTGTTCAGCAGAGCGAGCGAAGCATCCATGCCTCCGAGAAGAACCAACGCCTGA